The Chloroflexota bacterium genomic sequence TCGCCGCAGCACCGCGCGTCGTCCATCGGAGGACTCCTTGCAACGTCAACCCGCCGTCGTGGTCCAGGGCCTGGAAAAGACCTATCCCGGCGGTACCCGCGCCATCGACGGCATTGATTTCACCGTCGAGCAGGGCGAGTTCTTCGGCTTCCTCGGACCCAACGGCGCCGGCAAGACCACCACCATCAAGATCCTGGCCACGCTGCTGCCCAAGAGCGCCGGCCGCGTCCACGTCGCCGGTATCGACGTCGACCGGGACGCGCGTGGCGTCCGGGCATCCATCGGCGTCGCCCTGCAAGAGGTCGGCCTGGACGATCTTTCGAAGGGACGCGACTTCCTGGTCTTGCAGGGGCGCCTCTACGGCGTCGGGCGCGCCGAGGCCAACCGCCGCGCCGATGAGCTGCTGGAGCTGGTAGGACTCTCGGGCGTCGGGAAGCGCAAGATCGGTTCCTACTCCGGCGGCATGCGGCGCCGCATCGACCTGGCCGGCGCGCTCATGCACCGGCCCAACATCCTGTTCCTCGACGAACCCACGTCCGGCCTCGATCCCCAGAGCCGCCTGGCGATCTGGGAGCACCTAGAGCAGCTCAACGCCCAGGGCGTGACGGTGATGCTCACCACCCAGCACATGGACGAGGCCGACCGGCTGTGCCGCCGGCTGGCCATCATCGACCACGGGCGCCTGGTGACCGAAGGCTCCCCGACCGCGCTCAAGGCCGGCGTCGGCGGCGACGTCGTGCGCGTGAGCTTTGGCCCGATGGAATCCCCCGACGGCCGAGCCGACACCGCGCTCGGCGCCCTGCGCCGGCTCCCATCGGTGCAGGAAGCCGACACCACGCCCGACGGACTGACGGCCACGGTCGACGACGGCGGCGCGGCCGCGCCCGCGATCCTGCGCGCCCTCAACGGCGTGGAAGTCCCCGTGGCCAACCTCGCCGTCACTCGCCCATCGCTTGACGATGTCTTCCTGCATCACACGGGACGCGAGATTCGCGAGGCCGCCGCCGACGAGGACGCCGAGTCGCGCGTCTGGGGCCAGTGGATGGGCGTGAACCGGAGGTAACCATGCTGATCCTGCGCGAGAGCTCCTACATCTACGTCCGCAACCTGAAGACCTGGCTGGCGCAGCCCTCGATGATCGTGGCCGCCGTGTTCTCGTCCGCCGTCATGTATCTCTTCTTCGGCGAGCCGCTGCGCGGCATCACGGGCCTGCCCGGGTTTCCGGCCACGGACTACCAGGCCTTCCTGACCGCCATGGTGATCGTGATGGCCGTGGTCTTCAGCGGCAGCGACATGGCCATGGTGCTGCTCACCGACATCATGTCGGGCTACGTCGACAAGCTGCTGCTGTCGCCGGTCAACCGCTTCTCGATCCTGCTCGGGACGCTCGCCATCGGCGCCACGCGGGCCATCGCCCAGGTGGTCGCGATCGTGCTGGTGGCCACAGCCATCGGCGTGCGGTTCGAAGGCGGCGTGCTCGGCATCCTGGCCGTCATCGTGGGCACCACGCTGCTGGGCGTGGCCATGGGCTGCGTGGGGCTCATCATCGCCGTGCGCACGCGCAGCGTGCAGGTCACGGTGAACAGCTGGCTGCTGTTCATGCCGCTGGCGTTTCTCACCTCGGCCTTCATGCCGCGCGACCTGATCACCGGCTGGTTCCAGTTCGCCGTCGGCCTCAACCCGATCGAGTACATCCTGGTCGCCGTGCGCACCATCATCATCGACGGCTGGGTCTGGGAACACATCGTGCCCGGTTTCTGGGTCCTGCTGGCCACCAGCGCCGTCCTCGTCGCCGCCGCCACCTACGAATACCGCCGCGCAACAAACTAGACAGGCGCGGGCAGCGGTTCAGTCGTATGACACCCGCCGCCCGGTCGTCCACAATCGTGCCCTGAGGTGATTCACGACCGGAGCGTCCCGCGATGAAGATCACCGACGTCCGCACGTTTCTCTATCGGGCCGGTGGGGCCAACCGGCGCTATGGGCCGATCTTGTTCGTGCGGGTGGACACGGACGCGGGCATTTCCGGCTGGGGCGAGGGGTCGACCTGGGCCGGCGGCGCGGCGCTGATTGCCGACTTCGGCATCAGGCAGGTCCGCGACATGCTGGTCGGCCGCGACCCGTCCGAGATCGAGGCCATCTGGCACGACATCTACCGGCGCTACACCTACATGGGCTCGCGCGGGATGCCGACGCAGGTGCTCAGCGCCATCGACATCGCGCTGTGGGACATCAAGGGCAAGGCGCTGGAGCGCCCGATCTACGACCTGCTCGGCGGCAAGGTGCGCGAGACGGTGCCGGTCTACGCCAACGCCTGGTGGCCGGACGGCGCGTGCGAGCCGCAGGAGTTCGCCGACGCGGCGCTGCGCACCGTGGAGACCGGTCACCGGTCGCTCAAGTTCGACCCGTTCCTCGAAATGGCGGCGGCGTTCTACGCCTACGTGAGCGGTGAGATCACGCCCGACCACGAGTCGGCGGGCATCGCGCGCGTGGCGGCGGTGCGCGAGGCCGTGGGACCCAACGTCCACATCCTCATCGACGCCCACGGCCAGTACGACGTGCCCAGCGCCATCCGCATCGCCGACCGCCTGGCCGAGCTTGACGTCGCCTGGCTTGAGGAGCCGGTGCCGCCCGAGAGCCACGACGCGCTGCGGCAGGTGCGCGAGAACACGGCCGTGCCCATCTGCGTCGGCGAGCGCCTCTTCACGCGTTTCGACTTCGCGCCGATCCTCGAGAGGCGCCTCGCCGACTTCGTGATGCCCGACGTGTGCTGGACCGGCGGCATCAGCGAGCTGCGGCGCATCGGCGCCCTGGCCGAGGCGCACTACGTACCCCTAAGCCCGCACAACGCCGCCGGCCCCATCCAGATCGCGGCGGGCTCGCACGTGGGGCTGACGACGCCGAATTTCTACCGGCTGGAGCACGCCATGGGCTGGATTCCGGTCTACAACGCGCCGCTGCGCGAGCCGCTGGGATTCGAGCGCGACTTACTGACCGTGAGCGACCGGCCGGGTCTCGGCATCGAGGTCGACGAGGACTACCTGGAGCGGCACCGCTACACGGAGTCGGAGACATTTGCCTGATTCCCTCTCCCTCTGGGAGAGGGTTAGGGTGAGGGCATTCCCGAGGCTTTGGAAGGGGGCCTGGATCCCTGCCTCCGGAGACTGTTGCAAAACCCAGCCGGGCTTGGGGATGACCAGGCGCATCTTTTCCGCCGCCAGGTTCACTGAGGGGTGGATTCCCGCCTCCGCGGGAATGACGGCATGGAGGGCAGGAATCACTTGGAAGTACCCATAGGTCTCGTGCCGGCATGAAGATCACTGGCGTCGAGCGCATCGAGCTTGACGTCGGGTTCACCCCGCGCACCGAGCCGCACATGCGGCGCGGCATCAACGACTTCTCGCTGATCGAGATCTGCCGCGTGGCCGCCGACACCGGCATCGTCGGCTGGGGCGAGTCCCGCGCCATGCACAACTGGGATCGCGACATGGACGCGGTGGATTCCGGCGTGATTGGTCGCAATCCGGCGGAGCTGCTCTGGCGCGACGAGCTTGGCTCCGGCTTGCAGCAGGCCATGTTCGACCTCACCGGCAAGACGCTCGGCGTGCCCGCGCACCGGCTCATCGGCCGCCAGGCGCGCGCCTGGGTCCCGCTGGCGTGGTGGTGCTACGACATGCCGCCCGAGGACTGGGCCGCCGAGGCCGAGGACGCCATCGCCGCCGGTTACTCGGACTTTAAGCTCAAGCCGCGTCCGTGGTTCGACCTCATGGCGCAGATGGAGGCGATCAGCGCCGCCACCCCGGATCACGCCACGTTCGACCTCGACTTCAACGGCTTCCTGCTCGACGCCGGATTCGCGCAGCAGGTCCTGCAGGAGCTCGAGGCCTTCCCCAAGATCCACATGTTCGAGACGCCCATCCCCCAGAGCGACGTCGCCGGCAACGCGGCGCTGCGGGCCAAGTCCCCGCGCGCCATCGCGCTGCACTTCGAAGAGCCGGACTTCCTCACCGCCATGCGCGAGAACATTTGCGACGGATTCGCCGGTCACGGTGAGGGCGCCGCCAGCACGCTGCACTACGGCGCGCTGGCCCACTCGGCCAACCTGCCATTCTTCGTCCAGCTTGTGGGGACGGGCATCACTACCGCCTTCGCCGCCCACCTGGCCGCCGCGCTGCCCGCCGCGCGCTGGCCGGCCGTGACCGCGTCGAATGTCTACGCGGATGACTTGCTGCGCGAGCCGCTCGACATTCGCCGAGGCTACGTTCGCGTGCCGGAGGCGCCCGGCCTCGGCGTCGAGATCGACGAGCAGGCGCTGGAGAATTTGCGCCGAGACGCGACGGGACCAAAGCCCCTGCCGCGCGCCATCTACACCGTCCGCTGGGCCGACGGCCACACCGCCGAGTATGTGTCGGTCCGCGACTACGAGCGCGACTTCTCCCTAGGCAACCAGCCGGCCTTCGAACGCGGCGTCACGCTCACCACCCGCGAGGACGACGGCAGCGTGGACTTCGACAACCGCTACCGCGCGGTGGCGGCGGCCGGCATCGCTCCCCCATCGCTTCCAAAGCCCGAGTACTAGATGGAAGAGGGTAAGTGCTCGCACCGGAGGTCCGAGCGCCCGTCTCTCCGCCCAATCCGGCCTCAACTTTGACTCTTCTCACCGGAGACACCATTGCCAAATCCGGTCGGACGACGGCCGGCCGTGCGAACCCCTCGTGTCCCCAGGTTCAGTGAAGGGTGGATTCCCGCCTTCGCGGGAATGACGAAGGTTTACGCAATGGCCTTACCAGGGGAGCGGGGACCAGACTCGCTCACGCGGCGTCCTGACCCGATAGAATCAATTCGTCGGCCATGTATCGGTGCGCCGACGCTCGGCAGAGGAAACTCCCAATGCGCGTCATCCTCGCGCTGCCACGCTTCGTCGCGCGCCTCGCGCGTCGATTCTCGCGCTGGCTGAACCCGTCGGCCGAACTGCGAATGCGCTCGACGCTCCACAAGAGAGACGCGCGCCAAAAGGGCTACGACGCCCTGCGCGAGCACTATCCCCGCGGCGGCGGGCCTGGCTGGCGCTAGACGGAGACGCCGCTCAGCCAGACAAATTGTCGACGTGACAGTGGTTTAGAATCGGATCTGCGTCCGCCGCCCGCCTCTTCTGGAGCGACTTCTTATGCGCGCACTGTCCGCGATTTGGCGTTTCACGAAACGGCTGATTTACCGCACCTGGCTTTGGCTCACGCCCTCGCCCGAGCAGGAAGCTCTCGCGAAGCAAATCCGCAATGACCAGAGTCTAAGGACGCGCACCCTCGCAGACAGCAGTACGCGCGGCCCTCGCCTCAGGTTCTAGCCGGGCACGCTCGTCCGGCAGCTCTCGGGCCGCCGTGACCATCGCCTAAAATCAATCTGTCTCAAGCGTTCGTACGCGCCGAGACTCAACGATCAGAGCCATTCATGCGCGCGCTATTCATGGTGCCTCGGCTTGTCGCACACCTCGCCAAACGCGCTTGGCTGTGGATTACGCCTTCGCCGGAGGAGGAGATCCTGGCGCAGCGATTGCGCAAGGACTTTCGCAATCAGCAAAGTCACACGACGCGCGCCTGGCACGCGCACCTTGGTCGGCGAAACGATCCCGGCCTCCGACGCTAACCGTCCGCCGACACTCAAAGGTCCGGCCGAGGCTGTGGCCGCGGCCGGCGCAGCCTATCCGAACGGCCGCCGCTCGTCTCGGTCCAGGGGCAGCGAGATCGGCTGGCCGCCTTCTTCGACCGAGATGTAGGCCGCCTGCATGATCTCGACCGCCCGCAGCCCGTCCTCACCGGTCAGCACCGGCGGCTCGTCGCGCAGCACCCAGGCTGCAAAGCTGTCCCACTCGGTATTAAACGCCTCCTCAAAGCCGTAGCCCTCGAAGAACGTCGTCTGCATCGGGCCGTCGTGCGTGGCGTAGTGCACCGCCACCTGCCGCGGGTCGTAGGCAATGCCGCCGTGCTCGCAGGCGATCTGGTAGCTGAACGACGTGCGGTAGGTGGCCATGGGAAAGGCCGTCGTCACCTGGATCGATCCCAGCGCGCCGCTGCGAAACCGCAGATTCACCGCGATCGCGTCGTCGTAGTCGGTCACGTCGGGAAACAGCTTCGGACCGGCCATCGCCGAGACCGTGTCGACCTCGCCCAGGTAGTGCCGGATGGTGTCGACGTCGTGCGTGCCGGCCCAGTAGAGCAAGCCGCCGTTGGCCGCCCGCCGGGACCAGAATCCAAGAATCCGGCGTCCAAAGTAGCCGTGCACGTTGATGGACAGCGGCTGGCCGAACTCGCCGCTGTCGAGCAGGCGTTTGATCTCGGCGTGCGCGCCGCGGAACCGGCGCTTGTGGCCGATCATCAGCTTCACGCCGTGCTCGTCGGCGGCTTCGATCATGTCGTGGCATTCGGCCACGGTGATCGCCATGGTCTTCTCGCAAAAGACGTGGCGCCCGGCGGCGGCCGCGTCCACCACGATGTCCCGGTGGGTGTTGTGCGGGGTGGCGACGGCCACCGCGTCGCAGTCGCACTCCGCCAGCAGGTCGCCGTGATCGCCCCACCACGGCACGCCGTACATTTCGCCGCGAGCTCGCGCGGCGTCGGCATTCACGTCGGCCACGCCCACCAGCTTCAGCTCCGGGCGTCGCGCGACGATCTTGGCCACCTCGCCGCCGAAGTTCCCCGCGCCGATCAGTCCGACGCGCACAACCCGTTGCGACATTAGCGACGTATCCGTTCGCCCTGAGCTTGTCGAAGGGCGTCGCTTCGGGCCACCCGAGGGCCGTGGTTCGACAAGCTCACCACGAACGGAGTGACCACCACGGCTAGCACTCCTGCCGCTATGCCGCGTCGATGGCCGCGGCCATCCGCTCGAACGACGCGTCGCTGAGCGTGCGGTGGTGGAACCAGTTGGGCGGATTCCCCAGGCGGTCGTGCAGCTCGTTTATCCGGGCAATCACCGTCTTCACCTCGTCCCAGGTGCAGCCGATCTCGGCGGGACGGTAGCGCACCCGGCAGAGGTCCAGCAGCGCCTTCGTCTCGTCGAATCCCCACTCGTACACGTGCGCGTTCATGAGCGAGCCCAGCGACACCACCTCCGAGTGAATCAGCTCGCGGCCCAGCACCCACTCGAACGCGATGACGAACGTGTGGTCGATGCTGCGCGAGATCTTCATGTCAAACGTGGGCACGTCATAGCGCTCGCGGTTGATCTCGCTGGCGATGCGGATGGCGTTAGCGTTCAGCTGGCCCAGTTCGTCCAGACCCGCGGCAAACTGCCGGCAGCGCTCGTAGATCCACGCCAGCGTCCCATCCGCCGCGGCCTGGTCCACCGGCGGGAGGCCCTCGAGACCCTGCTCCGCCCACCAGCGCCACGAGGCCACATGCCCCAGGTTGCAGATGCACTCGCCCATGCCGGCCCGGTTGAGATGCGGGGGCGCCGCCGCAATCACGTCGTAATCCAGCAGCAGGTAGTCGGGCGCCACCGTGTCGAAGCAGAACTCCCAGATGTCCGCGCGACGGATCGCCACGGGCGCCT encodes the following:
- a CDS encoding ATP-binding cassette domain-containing protein, whose translation is MQRQPAVVVQGLEKTYPGGTRAIDGIDFTVEQGEFFGFLGPNGAGKTTTIKILATLLPKSAGRVHVAGIDVDRDARGVRASIGVALQEVGLDDLSKGRDFLVLQGRLYGVGRAEANRRADELLELVGLSGVGKRKIGSYSGGMRRRIDLAGALMHRPNILFLDEPTSGLDPQSRLAIWEHLEQLNAQGVTVMLTTQHMDEADRLCRRLAIIDHGRLVTEGSPTALKAGVGGDVVRVSFGPMESPDGRADTALGALRRLPSVQEADTTPDGLTATVDDGGAAAPAILRALNGVEVPVANLAVTRPSLDDVFLHHTGREIREAAADEDAESRVWGQWMGVNRR
- a CDS encoding ABC transporter permease: MLILRESSYIYVRNLKTWLAQPSMIVAAVFSSAVMYLFFGEPLRGITGLPGFPATDYQAFLTAMVIVMAVVFSGSDMAMVLLTDIMSGYVDKLLLSPVNRFSILLGTLAIGATRAIAQVVAIVLVATAIGVRFEGGVLGILAVIVGTTLLGVAMGCVGLIIAVRTRSVQVTVNSWLLFMPLAFLTSAFMPRDLITGWFQFAVGLNPIEYILVAVRTIIIDGWVWEHIVPGFWVLLATSAVLVAAATYEYRRATN
- a CDS encoding mandelate racemase/muconate lactonizing enzyme family protein, with amino-acid sequence MKITDVRTFLYRAGGANRRYGPILFVRVDTDAGISGWGEGSTWAGGAALIADFGIRQVRDMLVGRDPSEIEAIWHDIYRRYTYMGSRGMPTQVLSAIDIALWDIKGKALERPIYDLLGGKVRETVPVYANAWWPDGACEPQEFADAALRTVETGHRSLKFDPFLEMAAAFYAYVSGEITPDHESAGIARVAAVREAVGPNVHILIDAHGQYDVPSAIRIADRLAELDVAWLEEPVPPESHDALRQVRENTAVPICVGERLFTRFDFAPILERRLADFVMPDVCWTGGISELRRIGALAEAHYVPLSPHNAAGPIQIAAGSHVGLTTPNFYRLEHAMGWIPVYNAPLREPLGFERDLLTVSDRPGLGIEVDEDYLERHRYTESETFA
- a CDS encoding mandelate racemase/muconate lactonizing enzyme family protein: MKITGVERIELDVGFTPRTEPHMRRGINDFSLIEICRVAADTGIVGWGESRAMHNWDRDMDAVDSGVIGRNPAELLWRDELGSGLQQAMFDLTGKTLGVPAHRLIGRQARAWVPLAWWCYDMPPEDWAAEAEDAIAAGYSDFKLKPRPWFDLMAQMEAISAATPDHATFDLDFNGFLLDAGFAQQVLQELEAFPKIHMFETPIPQSDVAGNAALRAKSPRAIALHFEEPDFLTAMRENICDGFAGHGEGAASTLHYGALAHSANLPFFVQLVGTGITTAFAAHLAAALPAARWPAVTASNVYADDLLREPLDIRRGYVRVPEAPGLGVEIDEQALENLRRDATGPKPLPRAIYTVRWADGHTAEYVSVRDYERDFSLGNQPAFERGVTLTTREDDGSVDFDNRYRAVAAAGIAPPSLPKPEY
- a CDS encoding Gfo/Idh/MocA family oxidoreductase translates to MSQRVVRVGLIGAGNFGGEVAKIVARRPELKLVGVADVNADAARARGEMYGVPWWGDHGDLLAECDCDAVAVATPHNTHRDIVVDAAAAGRHVFCEKTMAITVAECHDMIEAADEHGVKLMIGHKRRFRGAHAEIKRLLDSGEFGQPLSINVHGYFGRRILGFWSRRAANGGLLYWAGTHDVDTIRHYLGEVDTVSAMAGPKLFPDVTDYDDAIAVNLRFRSGALGSIQVTTAFPMATYRTSFSYQIACEHGGIAYDPRQVAVHYATHDGPMQTTFFEGYGFEEAFNTEWDSFAAWVLRDEPPVLTGEDGLRAVEIMQAAYISVEEGGQPISLPLDRDERRPFG
- a CDS encoding iron-containing alcohol dehydrogenase — its product is MVLDSRKWDARYGHDLLAAYGPTYTSYLAITSPSAWAVVEEFFPHPPRQLEFQQGMTEEYVEPLIERLPDAEVVLGIGGGNALDVGKFVAWKLNKPLVLIPTIVSTGAIFQAPVAIRRADIWEFCFDTVAPDYLLLDYDVIAAAPPHLNRAGMGECICNLGHVASWRWWAEQGLEGLPPVDQAAADGTLAWIYERCRQFAAGLDELGQLNANAIRIASEINRERYDVPTFDMKISRSIDHTFVIAFEWVLGRELIHSEVVSLGSLMNAHVYEWGFDETKALLDLCRVRYRPAEIGCTWDEVKTVIARINELHDRLGNPPNWFHHRTLSDASFERMAAAIDAA